The Streptomyces sp. NBC_01439 genome contains the following window.
CGCTCTCCACCGAGCAGGCCACCGCGCCCGGTTCGCCGGGCACGGGCCTCGGGCCGCGGCCGGGAACGGTGCGCACCACCGGGGAGGTGGAGCGGACCGCCGGGCGCGGCAGGACCACGTCGCCGAGGAAGCCGGTCCGCAGGACTACCCGCTCCTCGTCGACCTCGTGCGGGTGCCGGACCAGTGCCGCCACCAGGCCCAGGCCGTCATGGCCGCCCCCTGCCCCTCGTCTCCGCGTCTTTCCCCTCCCCCAGGCTCGCGCGCGTACCGCGGGACGAACAGTGACGAATGTCAGGGGTGTGCCGGGAACGTGCCGGGGGTGCGCGGACGGTACCGCGCGCGGGGCCCTCGGGGTCGGGGAATCGGCGAATCAGGGGCGGCGCCCCGCACCGGCCGGCAGGATGGGGCCATGGACCGTGGGGACATGGGGCCGCGCGGGTCGCGGCCGGTGGTGGTGCGGGTACCGGTGGAACCGGTGGAAGCCGCAATGGAAGCCGACGCGCTCGACGCCGCGGCGCGGGCGGGTGACGTGGTGGTGCGCGGCCCGCTGTTCGGCGTGGCGGCGCAGTCCGCCGAGGACGGGCCGCGGTGGCGGGTGGTGCTCGAAGTGACGGCCGGTTGCCCGCAGCAGGCGCGCGACGGGCTGAACTCCCGGCTGTGGTTCCAGGCGAAGGACGATGCGCAGGACAGGGCGGAGCGGCGCGAGCTGCTGGCGGCGGTCGCCCGGCTGGAGAGCGAGCGCGTCGACGAACTCCTCGTGGCCGGGACCCGGTACCGGGTGGTGCGGGCCGAGGAGTACGCGGCTTCGGGCCCGGGCGGCATCGAGGCGCCGCGCCCGACGGATCCGGAGCCCCTCGTCCCCGACTGGGAACGGACCGTCCGGGAGCCCGAGATCGATGACGGTCTGGTCGTGGATCCGGACGCACCGGTCACCCCGACCCAGGCGTTCGAGCAGCTGGCGCTGCGCGGCCTGTGCTACACGGGCGGGCGGTTCCCCGAGGAGGTGCGCGCCGACTCTCGGCGGGCCCTGGACACCCACCCGGACGTTCTGCTGATGCCGCCGACCTTCAGCGTCGTGGAGCGGACCACGGACGGCTGGCGGCCGGTCAGCGGCCCGCACGCGACTCCGCACGCCGCCCGCAAGTCGCTGGACTTCGCCCTGACCTGGATGTGGCCGCGGATGCGCGGTCACATCCCCGAGGACGCCGACCCGCGCACGGACGCCCGTACGGGGACGGCCGCGGGCGGCGGGGAGAGCGCCGACCTGCGGGCCGCGAAGCTGGCGGCGTACGCCGGGGCCGCCGACACGCTCCGGGCCGGACGCGTCAACCGGCTGGAGTTCCAGGGCACCCTGTACCAGATCGTCCGTACCCGCCGCCTGCTGCGCTGGGGGCCCGACGGGCCGGAGGGCCCCCGGCCGTCCGACGTCAACAGCCAGGACCCCGCGCGCATCCACCTCACGCTCGACGAAGACGGCCGCGTCCTCCCCGACGACTGACCCGCGACGACCGCTCCGCCCCTCCCGCAGAAGTCGGCGCCCGCCGGGCGTTTCGACGTGCGCCACCGCACCTCCATGGGAAACGGTGGACCCGCCCCGCCGTGCGACCCTCCGATCCCCCGAAGGAGACACCCCGTGAACTGGACGCTCGAAGTCGTCCCCGTCCCTGTCACCGACATGGACCGCGCCAAGAGCTTCTACGCCGACCAGGTCGGCTTCGGCGTCGACCTCGACGACGAGGTCTCCCCCGGCGTGCGCATCATCCAGCTGACCCCGCCCGGTTCCCGGTGCTCCATCGCCATGCTCCAGGGGATGCCCGGGGCACCCGGCGGCCAGGTCATGGCGCCCGGCACCCTGCACGGCCTCCAGCTGTGCGTCACGGACATCGAGGCGGCCCGCGAGGAGCTGGTGGCCCGGGGCGTGGACGTGTCGCCCGTCCGGAACCTCGGCGCATCGGGCTGGCAGGAGGGCAAGGGCGGCACCTGGAACTCCTTCCTGACCTTCGCCGACCCCGACGGCAACAGCTGGATCGTCCAAGAGGCCCCGTCGGAGCTGTCCGAGCGCTGACCGGACCGGCGCCGGCTCCGCCGCTGCGGCGGGCAGATGTACCAAGCCCGCCCCCTGCGGGGAGGAATCCCGGCGCGTACGGCCCGGCCGCTCGCACAGGGGACCAGTACATTCCCCATTTCAGCCGGTTCGTTCTATTTTGGGGATGTGCCTTGCGTCGTACCGCTGTCGCTCTGACCCTGCTCACCGCACTCTGCTGCGGTTCCTTCGTGGGCCTCCAGGCCGTCTCGGCCGCGAGTGCGTCGGCAGGCGGAGGTGGCGGTGGCGGCCGGGGCACCAACATCCTGGTCGTCGGCATCGACAGCCGCGCCGGACTTTCCTCGGCCGAGAAGCGGCGGCTCCACGTGGGCGGCAAGGGCTGCAACTGCACCGACGTGATGATGCTCGTCCACCTGTCGCAGAACCGGCGGCGCGCGAGCATCGTCTCCATCCCGCGCGACTCCTACGTCGAGTACGCGGCCACCAGCACCACGGCCGTCGCCCCGGCCCGCAGCGGCAAGATCAACGGTGCGTTCGCGCTCGGCGGGGGCCCGCTCACCGTGGCCACCGTCGAGAAGGCCACCGGTCTGCACGTCGACCACTACTTGGAGACCGGCTTCACGGGCTTCGAGCAGACGGTCGACAACCTCGGCGGCGCCACCGTGTGCACGGACAAGCCGCTCAAGGACGAGAACTCGGGGCTCGACATCGGCGCCGGCCGCCACCTCGCCGACGGGAACCGGGCGCTGCGCTACGTCCGGGCCCGGCACGTCAACCTCCGGCCCGGCGACCTCGGCCGGGTCCGCCGCCAGCAGCGCGTGGTCAACGACCTGCTGGCCCGGCTCACCGCGGAGGGCGCCCTGGCCGGCCCGATCAGCACGGCGCGGACCGTGCGCACCCTGCTGAAGACCGTACGCACCGACGCCCGGACGGGCCTGGACGACCTGGTGCGCATCGGTTGGGCCCTCGGTCGCCTCAGGTCGGACCGGACGGAGTTCGCGACCGTACCCATCCGGCTGTTCGACCACCGCGTCCCCGGTGTGGGTTCCACCCTGGTGTGGGACGAGGCCCGTTCCGCCGCGCTCTGGGCCGCGCTCGGTGCGGACCGCCCGATCACCGGCGACACGCGGATCCAGCCCGTCGCGGAGAATCCGGCCCCCACCGATCCGGCCCGGATCGCCGTCCGGGTGGACGACGCCGAGGTCGCCGCCGCCCTGCGCGGCAACGGGTTCGTCGTCACCGACACCTCGGCGACCGCACCGCCCGAGCGCCCGGCGGGCCCGCCGCTCATCCGGTACGCCACCGGCCAGGAGGACAACGCGGCTACCGTGGCGGCCGCGCTGCCCGGCGCCCGTCTGCAGAGCGACGGTGACCTCGACGCGGTCGTCGAGGTCACCGTCGGCGCACGGCCCGTCCGGGTCAAGAGCGTCACCTTCGACCGCAACGTGGCCGACGGCGCCCCCGTGACCGCCGGTAGCCTCCGCTGCGCCGAAGCCCCGGCGTCGGCCGGGGCGGCCGGGCCGGGGAGCGCCGTGGAGCCATCCGGGCGACGATGAGAGATGTGGACCACGCACAGTCGCATGCCGCACCAGGTGAGTGGCCACAGGGGCGGACCGTGGCGCGGCCGCGGCGCCGGGCCGACAGTGGTGCACGCCGCCCCGGAGGGGCCGCCGCGGCGCGAGGCCGGGGCCGCCCCGGAGGAGCGGGTGCAGGATGCATGAGGAGATGCCGCTCGACGATCTGGTCAGCAGCGCCGCCCAGGACGCCGGAGGATGGCTGGGTGCCCTGCCGGTCGCACTCGTGGCCACCAGCAACGACGGGATGATCGTGCGCTGGAACCACGGCGCCCAGCAGCTCCTCGGCTACGCCCCGCCCGAGGTGCTGGGGCGGCACATCTCCGATCTCCTGCATCCGGGAGCCGATCGCAGCCTGGGCCGGTCCCTGTGGGAGACGGCCGCCACCGGGCGCGGGGTGATGGGTACGGTCACCGCCTGGCACCGCCAGGGTCATCCGTTGGAGCTGGAGATCTGGGCCTGCCCCGTTCCGGACCGCCGCCACGGCGCCTCGGCCGTGCTGGTCTTCGCCGCGGACGCCCACGCGGCCCGCCGGATCCGAGGTTCGTCGGCCGTCTGGGACGGGCTGTTCGCCCGTTCTCCGGTCGGGATCGGGGTCCTCGACACGCAGCTGCGGTTCCTCCAGGTCAACCCGGCCCTCGAAGCGATGAACGGGCTCGCGGAGTCCGCCCATGTGGGGCGGCGGCTGGCCGAGTTGCTGCCGGAGGTGAACGCCGACGAGATGGAGGGGGCGATGCGCCAGGTCCTGGACACGGGTGAGCCGGTCCTCGACCGGCGCCGAATCGGCCGGACCCCCGCCGACCCGGACCACGACCACGTGTGGTCGTGCTCGTACGTGCGCGTGGAGGATCCCGGCGGCCGGCCGATCGGCGTCATCGCCTCGCTCCTCGACATCACCATGCAGCAGCGGGACCACACCGAGGCGGAGGCGGGCCGCCGCCGCCTCGCCCTGCTCAGCGAGGCGAGCTCCCGCATCGGCGCCAGCCTCGACCTGGAGCGCACGGCGCAGGAGCTCGCCGACCTCGCCGTCCCGCACCTCGCGAGCGCCGTCACGGTCGACGTCCTGGATTCCCTCGCCCGCGGCATCGAGCCCGGCACGGGACTGGCCGGGGGCGTCGCCCTGCGCCGGCTGGGCAAGGCGCCGCTGACCGGTTCCGGCGTCACGCAGACCTTGGCGCCCCTGGGGCGGACCCTCATCTTCCCCTCGAACGCCCCCTACACCCAAGCCCTCGCGGCCCGTCAGCCGTTCCTGATCGCCCAGCTCGACGACCGGGCCGTCGCCCCCGCGGCCCGACACACCCCCAAGCCGGCCCAGCTCCTCGAGCTGGGCGTGCACTCGTTCATGATGACCCCGCTCATCGCCCGCGACATGGTCCTCGGCGTCGCCACCTTCTACCGCACCGGACACACCGGCCCCTTCGGGTCCGACGACGTCACCCTCGCCAGTGAGCTGTCGGCCCGCGCGGCCATCAGCATCGACAACGCGCGGCTCTACCACCACGAGCACGAGACCGCGGTGGTCCTGCAGCGGAGCATGCTCCCCCAGCACGTCACCCCGCCGCCCGGCATCGAGATCGCCCACCGCTACCTGCCGGCCAGCGACGTCAACGAGGTGGGCGGTGACTGGTACGACGTCCTGCCCCTCAGCGGGGGCCGGGCCGCGCTCCTCATCGGCGACGTCATGGGCCACGGCATCGCTGCCGCCGCCGTGATGGGACGGCTCTCCGCGACCGTCCGCGCCCTCGGCCGCCTCGACATGCCTCCCACGGCCCTGCTGCACCAGCTCGAAGCCGCCCTCGCCGACCTGTCCGACCCGATGCTCGCGACCTTCCTCTACGTGGTCTGCGACCCAGCCACCGGCCACTGCAC
Protein-coding sequences here:
- a CDS encoding SpoIIE family protein phosphatase — translated: MHEEMPLDDLVSSAAQDAGGWLGALPVALVATSNDGMIVRWNHGAQQLLGYAPPEVLGRHISDLLHPGADRSLGRSLWETAATGRGVMGTVTAWHRQGHPLELEIWACPVPDRRHGASAVLVFAADAHAARRIRGSSAVWDGLFARSPVGIGVLDTQLRFLQVNPALEAMNGLAESAHVGRRLAELLPEVNADEMEGAMRQVLDTGEPVLDRRRIGRTPADPDHDHVWSCSYVRVEDPGGRPIGVIASLLDITMQQRDHTEAEAGRRRLALLSEASSRIGASLDLERTAQELADLAVPHLASAVTVDVLDSLARGIEPGTGLAGGVALRRLGKAPLTGSGVTQTLAPLGRTLIFPSNAPYTQALAARQPFLIAQLDDRAVAPAARHTPKPAQLLELGVHSFMMTPLIARDMVLGVATFYRTGHTGPFGSDDVTLASELSARAAISIDNARLYHHEHETAVVLQRSMLPQHVTPPPGIEIAHRYLPASDVNEVGGDWYDVLPLSGGRAALLIGDVMGHGIAAAAVMGRLSATVRALGRLDMPPTALLHQLEAALADLSDPMLATFLYVVCDPATGHCTVTRAGHPPPAVVQPDGTVYLVKTPPGVPLGVGGISFTTTDIALPPGSTLVLFTDGLIEARRRDIDERLAELTGLLAAPQQSLDHLCDSLIAHLVPASADDDIALLAARIGGPAPQPLG
- a CDS encoding VOC family protein, which codes for MNWTLEVVPVPVTDMDRAKSFYADQVGFGVDLDDEVSPGVRIIQLTPPGSRCSIAMLQGMPGAPGGQVMAPGTLHGLQLCVTDIEAAREELVARGVDVSPVRNLGASGWQEGKGGTWNSFLTFADPDGNSWIVQEAPSELSER
- a CDS encoding DUF5954 family protein; translation: MDRGDMGPRGSRPVVVRVPVEPVEAAMEADALDAAARAGDVVVRGPLFGVAAQSAEDGPRWRVVLEVTAGCPQQARDGLNSRLWFQAKDDAQDRAERRELLAAVARLESERVDELLVAGTRYRVVRAEEYAASGPGGIEAPRPTDPEPLVPDWERTVREPEIDDGLVVDPDAPVTPTQAFEQLALRGLCYTGGRFPEEVRADSRRALDTHPDVLLMPPTFSVVERTTDGWRPVSGPHATPHAARKSLDFALTWMWPRMRGHIPEDADPRTDARTGTAAGGGESADLRAAKLAAYAGAADTLRAGRVNRLEFQGTLYQIVRTRRLLRWGPDGPEGPRPSDVNSQDPARIHLTLDEDGRVLPDD
- a CDS encoding LCP family protein, translating into MRRTAVALTLLTALCCGSFVGLQAVSAASASAGGGGGGGRGTNILVVGIDSRAGLSSAEKRRLHVGGKGCNCTDVMMLVHLSQNRRRASIVSIPRDSYVEYAATSTTAVAPARSGKINGAFALGGGPLTVATVEKATGLHVDHYLETGFTGFEQTVDNLGGATVCTDKPLKDENSGLDIGAGRHLADGNRALRYVRARHVNLRPGDLGRVRRQQRVVNDLLARLTAEGALAGPISTARTVRTLLKTVRTDARTGLDDLVRIGWALGRLRSDRTEFATVPIRLFDHRVPGVGSTLVWDEARSAALWAALGADRPITGDTRIQPVAENPAPTDPARIAVRVDDAEVAAALRGNGFVVTDTSATAPPERPAGPPLIRYATGQEDNAATVAAALPGARLQSDGDLDAVVEVTVGARPVRVKSVTFDRNVADGAPVTAGSLRCAEAPASAGAAGPGSAVEPSGRR